CACCGACAACTCGGCCGAGGACGATGGCGGCGGGATGGATGACGGCACGGCAACCAACTCTACCTTCATCGGCAATACGGCATCCTCCGGGACAATATTCCGAATGACGCATACGGAACAAGCGTGAGCTATTCCTGCCTTAGCGCCGCCTATGACGGAAGGGGTAATATTGTTGGCAATCCCGACTTTGTAAATCCCTCGGCGGGAGATTTTCGCCTAAGCTCCACTTCGCCGTGCATGGATGCGGGCACGTCTGACGGAGAAGATATTCCATCAACGGATATTGATGGAGTGCCTCGCCCCCAAGGAGCAGGTATCGATATGGGTGCCTATGAATATTATAAAGAGGATAAGGTGCCCGTTAAAGGTGAAGACTTGTCGAAGGCGAAGAGCCCGTAGAAGCGAAGAAGCTATTGAAGGTGAAGGCGAGACGTCACTGAAGGTGAGTCCGGAGAGGTGGATGCGAGCAGCGGTTATTGCAATAGTAATGATAAGATTCTGTCCTTACCGGAATTGCTGCACAAGGGTCTTGGTGATTAGCTGCTTATTGGAGTAAGTCTGATGGGCGTCGGCATCTTCGCGTATTGTTCACGCTGATATAGAATCTAAGCTGTAATAGAAGGACCGTCTCGATTTTGAGGCGGTCCTGTTTTTTACAGGATGGACGGGAGACGCACGAAGCTTTCCGGTGTAGGGGCGTGATTTATCGCGCCAAAAGGTCTACCCTATGGACCGGATGGATAAGATGGACAAAGACAATACATAGGAAAGGAGCGCCAAACCTCTACCCAACGACCACACGCCGGTTCTCAACTCTGTTTCTAGCCTTGCTTTCCCACACCATTTTAAACACGGCAAAGAATCCGGTGGTGGCGGAGGCGGCGCAGTCATTAATCCAAGGCCGTGCTCCTGGGTTCCGCAACACCCCGCCCGCACGCTTCGACGCAACACCTGTAGGGGCGAGATTTATCGCGCCCAAAGGTCTACCCTACGGACCGGATAGACAAGATAGACCGGATGAACGGGAGACGCACAAAATCTTCCGGTGTAGGCTCAACCGATCGCGCCGGGAACGAAAATACCAATGGGTTTTTAAGACAATACTTGTCCCACTCAGGGTAGATAGGGCTTCAAGAGACATCATTTTTGAAAGGATATAAGCAACGGGGCAGGGTCAACCCTCAAGACAAAATCCATCTTTTTTTGATCTGTTGATTTAGCTATTCGCGGAGCCGACATTGACCGTATAATATTGCTTGATTGCCTTGTCGATAGCGGAAGGACTCGCTACCACCGGTTCCACCTGCAAGGAAGATGCGATTTCAATGTCTTCGATAGCAATTAAATCGAGGGGATTGGACATGGCGACAACCAGCGTGCCCGAGCTCACCGTTAAGGGAATGCACTGATGATTCTTCGCCAGATGGGAGGGGATAAATTGAATCACGCCCGGATCCAGCTCTTCCTGAATATTTTCAATGTAACGCATGCGCATCTGTGCGGCAAGAGCGGCAGCGGTCGCGTCTTCTGATACCAATCCCAATTCGATTAAAAGATTGCCCAAGCGGCGTCTGGGATCCTTTGCTTTCACTTTCAACGCGGTCTCGAGTTGTTCTTCCGTAATCAATCCCGCCTCTATCAAAATATCTCCGAGACGTTTGCGTTGACTGCGACGGCCCTTCTCAACTTTTGGAGGGCTCTCAGCGGCAATCTCTGCCGCAGCCGTTTCTTTTTCGGAAGCCTGTTTTTCAGCTTCGGCTGCCGGCGCGGATGCAGCTGCAGTAAGCTGCGCTTTAACACGGAGCAGCGCTTCCCGTTCTTGTTCTAATTCTTTTTCCAAGCGCGCCGTCTGTTCTTTCAGCTCTTCCATTTCGCGTTGTTGATATTGCAAGCCGTCAATCTGGCCCAGCAACATTTTCACTTGTAAATCGGCTTTCTCACGCGCTTCCGTAGTCTCGGAAATAACCTGCTCCAATTGGCCAATTTTCTGTTCTTGTTGTTCTAGCGCTTCTGTATGCGCTGCTTGATCCGCTTTTTTCTCTTCCATTTCCGCAATGAGTTTAGAAAAGCCTTCTTTTTCGGTGTTCAGCGTATCCACCAGTTTTTTCTGGTCTTCCAATTCATCTTGCATGGCTTTATGGTCCATGCGCAGTATCTCAAGTTCATTCGTAAGTATTTCTTGCTCATTCTCTTGAGATTTGTTTTTTTCCTCTTGCGACTGAAGATTGCTGCGCAAGCTGTCCAGTTCTTCGGTTAGTGCTTTTAGCGAGCTTTGAAGATCAATAGAACCACCTTCTTCAGCGTCATCATTTTCCCCAACAATTTTCTTCAGCCCTTCCAAGGCTTCTTCGGCGCTTTTGAGCGCTTCGCCCTTCTCTTGAAGTTCTTTTTCGAGTTCCGCAACTTTTTCCACTTGCGGTTGTAACGCTTCCAGCTCCGCCTTCAACCCGTCCATGTCTTCATTTTTGCTCTGAAGTTCACCGCGCAAAATTTCACATTCAGCCGTCGCCCCTTCCATCTCTGCCATACGGGTAATCTTTTCGCGAACCTCTTCCAACTCATCCCGCGCCGATTGTAAGAATCCTTCCTGCTCAGCCAATTGTGTTTGAAGCTGACTCGCCTTTTCCTCTTGCAAAAATTGTTCGGATTTGGCCGCTTCCAGCTGTTGTTCAAGATCTTGGATTTGGGCTTTGAATTGTTTTTTTTCTTCCTCAAACAAAACCCGATCGGCATCGTCCTGATCTTTATGCTGAGAAATGGTCCTGAAATGTATTTGTGCCAGAGAAAGTGCGTGCTTGGTTGTTTCCAGTTTTTTCTCTAAGGTTTGAATGGAACGCTCTTGTAACGATTCCATTTCATCCAGCAACCGGGACAAGCGCATGATGCTTTCAGGTACGGTCATTTCATAAACCCTTCCTAATAAAAAAATGAGTATACAGCATATTATCGGTTATGTCTACAATCTATTATAATGGTTCTGTTCAGAATCTGCAACCATTTATTAATGAAACGTCTAGCCGGGATTTTCCATCCCAATCAGGGGAAGTTCATATCACCCCGACAGCACGGGTCACATGGACAACAGCGCTCATAAATCCTTCATGCGCTGTTGCTCAGAATTCCCTCAACACTACTGCAGAAACGATTAGTTTTTTTTGGTTTTACCCGTCGTCGGGCGCGTGTGAATACCCTGTCCATAGTAATCCTGTGCCGCTTCCCATAACGCTTCGGAAAGGGTCGGGTGGGTATGGATAGTAGTTGCAATTTCTTCTACAGTTGCTTCCATGCGCATGGCAAGTGCTGCCGTCGCGATCATTTCGCCCGCTTCCGGGCCAAGAATATGGACACCCAAAATCTCATCGGTTTTAAGATCACCGATAATTTTCACCATCCCCTCGGAACTGCCAATCGTGTGAGCCCGGCCATTGGCGGCAAAGAGGAAGCGCCCCACTTTCGTTTCATAGCCCTGCTCTTTCGCCTGGGTTTCAGTAAGTCCCACACCGGCAAGTTCCGGATCCGTGAAGTTGCAGGCGGGCAGTACCCGATAATCCATCTGTGCGGAACCGCCCGTGCAATTGGTTGCTGCCACGATGCCCTCAGCTGAGGCGCCATGGGCAAGCCAACTACGATCAATCACATCACCCACGGCATATACGCCGGGCAGATCAGTTTCCAAAGACTCGTTCACTTGAATCCCGCCGCGCTTGCCCAGCTTAATGCCCAAGGCTGGATTTTCCGCGACCAATTCCGAATTGCATTGTACACCGATCGCCACCAGTACAAGCTCCGTTTCAATGCATCCCGGGCGCTTCCCTTCAAGATGCAGTGTAGCGCCCGATGCCGTGCGCTCTATTTTCGAAACCGTTGTGCCTGTACGCACATCGACGCCACGCTTCTTATAAACGCGCCCTAACACCGCCGCCACCTCTTCATCTGAACGGGGCAACACGGTGGGCATCATTTCAATGAGCGTTACCTTTGCGCCGAAGGCATTCCAAATAGAAGCGAATTCCGCGCCTATAGCGCCGGCTCCAATAATGGCGACACTTTCGGGTATCCGTTTAAGAGACAAAGCGTCGGTGCTGCCTATGACGACTTTGCCGTCAAACTCGAATCCCGGCAGCTGTGCCGGTCTGCCGCCCGTGGCGATGATCACTTTTTGCGTGCCCAATTCCGTGTCATTAACCCGTACCTTTCCCGCTTCGGGAAGGGACGCCTGCCCTTGATACAGATCGATGCCGTTGGCTTTCAAAAGCCCCTGAATACCCTGTGTGTTGAGCCCGACAACTTTTTCCTTCCGTTCCAAAAGCTGTTTCATGTCCAATTTCAGACCGTCAAGGAGCAAGCCATATTCTTTTGCTTGTTGC
This window of the Candidatus Hydrogenedentota bacterium genome carries:
- the lpdA gene encoding dihydrolipoyl dehydrogenase yields the protein MNTYDVIVIGAGPGGYVAAIRAAQRGAKTAVVERGALGGVCLNIGCIPTKTLIHTAALYHKLQQAKEYGLLLDGLKLDMKQLLERKEKVVGLNTQGIQGLLKANGIDLYQGQASLPEAGKVRVNDTELGTQKVIIATGGRPAQLPGFEFDGKVVIGSTDALSLKRIPESVAIIGAGAIGAEFASIWNAFGAKVTLIEMMPTVLPRSDEEVAAVLGRVYKKRGVDVRTGTTVSKIERTASGATLHLEGKRPGCIETELVLVAIGVQCNSELVAENPALGIKLGKRGGIQVNESLETDLPGVYAVGDVIDRSWLAHGASAEGIVAATNCTGGSAQMDYRVLPACNFTDPELAGVGLTETQAKEQGYETKVGRFLFAANGRAHTIGSSEGMVKIIGDLKTDEILGVHILGPEAGEMIATAALAMRMEATVEEIATTIHTHPTLSEALWEAAQDYYGQGIHTRPTTGKTKKN